One genomic segment of Candidatus Dadabacteria bacterium includes these proteins:
- a CDS encoding LLM class flavin-dependent oxidoreductase, whose translation MELGYFTMPLHPFGSPLSETLEEDMEQMVFLDEIGFREAWIGEHFTAGWENIPAPDLFIAKAAALTKRIIFGTGVSCLPQHDPFMLAHRIAVLDHLLKGRFYWGVGAGSFIGDFEAFGINPRTGEQRQLMNESLEMILNLWNDPRPGTYGNSRWSFKVPDPVEKVGLGVHTEPYQKPHPPIAVAGISENSASLRTAGERDWIPMSINFVTRDVLKSHWAGYEQGADAAGRTAERGKWRIARDVYVAETTEEARKEVIEGTLARDFRDYFFTLVPMIRDNLNLFKVDKSMSDQEVTMDYMIENLWLVGSPEDVARKIIELHEFVGGFGVLLAMGHEWNPKEKWQKSMSLLKEEVIPLVKKNLR comes from the coding sequence ATGGAACTTGGATACTTCACGATGCCCCTTCATCCGTTCGGCTCCCCCCTTTCTGAAACGCTCGAAGAGGACATGGAGCAGATGGTCTTTCTCGACGAAATAGGCTTCAGGGAAGCTTGGATAGGAGAGCATTTCACCGCAGGTTGGGAGAACATACCGGCCCCTGATCTCTTCATAGCCAAGGCTGCGGCCCTTACGAAGCGGATAATCTTCGGTACGGGTGTTTCATGCCTGCCCCAGCATGATCCTTTCATGCTTGCGCACAGAATCGCGGTTCTCGATCACCTGCTTAAGGGAAGATTCTATTGGGGGGTGGGAGCCGGGAGCTTCATCGGAGATTTTGAGGCATTCGGCATAAACCCGAGAACTGGAGAGCAGAGACAGCTTATGAACGAATCCCTCGAGATGATACTGAATCTGTGGAACGATCCGAGACCGGGCACCTACGGCAACTCCCGGTGGAGTTTCAAGGTTCCCGATCCCGTGGAAAAAGTTGGTCTTGGAGTGCACACGGAACCATATCAGAAACCCCATCCTCCCATAGCGGTTGCGGGAATCTCGGAGAATTCCGCAAGTCTCAGGACCGCCGGGGAGCGGGACTGGATACCGATGAGTATAAACTTCGTTACCCGCGATGTGCTGAAGTCTCACTGGGCGGGATACGAGCAGGGGGCGGATGCTGCCGGCAGAACGGCGGAGAGGGGAAAATGGAGGATCGCGAGGGATGTCTACGTTGCGGAGACCACAGAGGAAGCGAGAAAAGAGGTGATAGAGGGCACGCTCGCAAGAGATTTCCGGGATTATTTTTTCACGCTGGTTCCCATGATAAGAGACAATCTGAATCTTTTTAAGGTTGACAAGTCAATGTCAGACCAGGAAGTGACGATGGATTACATGATCGAAAACCTGTGGCTTGTAGGGAGCCCCGAGGATGTTGCCAGAAAGATAATAGAGCTTCATGAATTCGTCGGGGGATTCGGGGTACTTCTGGCCATGGGGCATGAGTGGAACCCGAAGGAGAAGTGGCAAAAATCAATGAGCCTGCTCAAGGAAGAAGTTATTCCGCTTGTGAAAAAGAATCTGCGCTGA
- the dacB gene encoding D-alanyl-D-alanine carboxypeptidase/D-alanyl-D-alanine-endopeptidase — MINFRRKTFILRALVLLFAFLPAASSHADVNHKKILSFLSKTPPSQRKIGIMVRSADTGKTVFRYNSKKTFIPASNNKILSSVAALSLLGKNFRFKTEFYLGGGIHSGVGHGGLYVKGFGDPTIDIDKLREIAGRFKALGITRIDGGIHLDGSYFDEIHYGKGWDPEWFDKGFCPPVTAISFNYNSVKIKISASRVQGGPVIVRTQPAEFPFPIRNRVSTSLRKSGVTAKYNEQNELRISGYVSSRKKAETLELSVPDPFFYFGAVLKKILEEDGIEVSGNIDRARVPRWAGKVFTHYSEPLGTVIHEYNKESVNIIGESIVKVIGAKLLGGPGSWKSGTRVIENHLRQIGLNGNFSVADGSGLSRLNRVSPEDMTQALAKAYGDPDISEEFIASLPIAGVDGTLEKRFRNLKGKVYAKTGYLEGARSLSGYVFGKNGRVYVFSIISNGMGTRVKKLQNLLLRELVY; from the coding sequence ATGATAAATTTCAGAAGAAAAACCTTTATTCTGCGCGCACTGGTTTTACTTTTCGCCTTTCTGCCGGCGGCATCTTCTCATGCTGACGTAAATCACAAAAAAATCCTCTCATTTCTCTCCAAAACCCCTCCGTCGCAAAGGAAAATCGGAATCATGGTCCGCTCAGCCGACACCGGCAAAACGGTTTTCCGGTACAACAGTAAAAAAACATTCATTCCCGCCTCCAACAACAAAATACTTTCTTCAGTCGCGGCACTCTCCCTTCTCGGAAAGAATTTCCGGTTCAAAACGGAGTTTTATCTGGGCGGAGGAATACACTCAGGGGTCGGCCACGGCGGCCTCTACGTGAAAGGGTTCGGAGACCCCACAATAGATATCGATAAACTCAGGGAAATTGCCGGACGGTTTAAAGCGCTCGGGATAACCAGAATCGACGGCGGGATACATCTTGACGGTTCATATTTTGACGAGATCCACTACGGAAAGGGCTGGGACCCTGAATGGTTCGACAAGGGATTCTGTCCTCCCGTAACCGCAATCTCGTTTAATTACAATTCAGTCAAGATAAAAATCTCCGCGTCCAGAGTGCAGGGGGGACCCGTAATAGTGAGAACACAACCCGCCGAGTTTCCCTTCCCGATTAGAAACAGGGTTTCCACGTCTCTTAGAAAATCCGGCGTGACGGCAAAATATAACGAACAAAACGAGCTCAGGATTTCCGGATACGTTTCTTCCCGAAAAAAAGCCGAAACCCTCGAACTGTCCGTGCCCGACCCGTTTTTTTATTTCGGCGCCGTACTTAAAAAAATCCTCGAGGAGGATGGCATCGAGGTAAGCGGAAACATAGACCGCGCGAGAGTGCCTAGGTGGGCCGGGAAGGTATTCACTCATTACTCAGAACCTCTGGGCACAGTTATCCATGAGTACAACAAAGAAAGCGTAAACATAATCGGGGAAAGCATAGTCAAGGTGATTGGCGCTAAGCTCCTCGGCGGCCCAGGCTCTTGGAAATCCGGCACGCGCGTGATTGAAAACCACCTGAGACAAATCGGTCTTAACGGAAACTTCTCCGTGGCTGACGGTTCCGGTCTTTCAAGGCTTAACAGGGTTTCTCCGGAAGATATGACGCAGGCACTCGCCAAGGCCTATGGAGACCCGGATATTTCCGAGGAGTTTATCGCATCCCTGCCGATCGCCGGAGTTGATGGAACTCTTGAGAAAAGATTTCGCAATCTCAAAGGCAAAGTCTACGCAAAAACCGGATATCTTGAAGGAGCCAGGTCTCTGTCCGGTTACGTCTTCGGAAAAAACGGGCGGGTTTACGTTTTTTCCATAATATCAAACGGCATGGGAACGAGGGTGAAGAAACTTCAGAATTTGCTTCTGCGAGAGCTTGTCTACTGA
- a CDS encoding non-heme iron oxygenase ferredoxin subunit, translated as MSDYEKVAEVSDIPEGEMESFFVGGEAIAICRVEGNFYAFKDECTHQCFTLSDGDLDGERITCCYHGAEFNVRTGEVLCLPAVEPLEIYPVKIDGDDILVKLDD; from the coding sequence ATGTCCGATTACGAGAAAGTAGCGGAAGTCTCAGACATACCTGAAGGAGAAATGGAATCTTTTTTCGTCGGCGGGGAAGCGATTGCTATATGCAGGGTCGAGGGGAATTTTTACGCTTTTAAGGATGAATGTACCCACCAGTGCTTTACTCTTTCAGACGGCGACCTTGACGGGGAGCGCATCACCTGCTGCTACCACGGCGCCGAGTTCAACGTCAGAACAGGCGAGGTACTCTGCCTTCCGGCGGTTGAGCCTCTGGAGATTTACCCGGTAAAAATTGACGGGGACGACATACTTGTAAAACTCGATGACTGA
- a CDS encoding acylphosphatase: MEQRVLILVKGRVQGVYFRVSAAQKATELGIRGHVENLADGSVRVVAEGATENLEKLIEWCGEGPSRAKVESVELKWLPPEGRFVDFRINRTQRRSD; the protein is encoded by the coding sequence ATGGAACAAAGAGTGCTTATCCTGGTGAAGGGAAGGGTACAAGGAGTTTATTTCAGAGTCTCGGCGGCTCAGAAAGCGACGGAGCTTGGCATCAGGGGACATGTCGAAAATCTTGCGGATGGAAGCGTAAGGGTAGTCGCCGAAGGAGCAACGGAGAACCTCGAGAAGCTGATCGAGTGGTGCGGAGAGGGCCCGTCCCGTGCAAAGGTGGAATCGGTTGAACTCAAGTGGCTGCCGCCGGAGGGCAGATTTGTCGATTTTCGGATAAACAGGACTCAAAGGAGATCAGATTGA
- a CDS encoding thiolase family protein, with product MSENLPGIQETRELLKKKKVVIAGVGETEQGKIPDKSSFHFLSEASKLAIEDAGIEKEDVDGLVTAFSLVEHTFMHCTTFADYFGMNPRFFSSVAVGGATAVWMVAEAAMAIASGQSEVVLCVRGDNTLSGISSSGMLALIREMCHAEFEFPYGLTTPGGYALAAQRYLHDWGARREHLAAVAVTMRKHAADKENAMNKDPLSIEDVLGSRVIAEPLTKYDCSIISDGGAAFIVTTEDKAKELGIENDLAYLWGMGQGYSHQYLTTLENLDQIYNAVERSGQKAFGTAGIEPSDVDIAFLYDCFTITVLLELEGLGFVPKGDGGAFALEGRMEIGKDLPVNTHGGLLSQAHLGAMHHVVEATLQLRGDAGKRQVEDPEVAVVHGNGGIVSAHSTVVLGNQPLN from the coding sequence ATGTCAGAGAATCTTCCGGGCATACAAGAGACCCGAGAACTTCTTAAGAAGAAAAAAGTGGTTATAGCCGGTGTGGGTGAAACGGAACAGGGAAAAATCCCGGACAAAAGCTCCTTTCACTTCCTGAGCGAAGCTTCAAAACTGGCCATCGAGGACGCGGGGATAGAAAAAGAGGACGTTGACGGCCTCGTAACGGCATTCTCACTAGTGGAACACACCTTTATGCACTGCACCACGTTTGCAGACTACTTCGGCATGAACCCGAGGTTTTTCTCCTCCGTGGCAGTGGGGGGAGCGACAGCGGTGTGGATGGTAGCGGAAGCCGCGATGGCGATAGCGTCCGGACAGTCAGAAGTTGTGCTCTGCGTAAGGGGGGACAACACGCTGTCCGGGATATCGTCTTCGGGGATGCTTGCCCTTATAAGGGAGATGTGCCACGCTGAGTTTGAATTCCCCTATGGACTGACCACCCCTGGAGGATACGCCCTCGCGGCGCAGAGATACCTGCATGACTGGGGAGCCAGAAGAGAGCATCTGGCGGCTGTGGCAGTGACAATGAGAAAGCACGCCGCTGACAAGGAGAACGCAATGAACAAGGATCCTCTCTCGATAGAGGACGTTCTTGGGTCAAGAGTCATAGCTGAACCCCTTACAAAGTATGACTGCTCCATTATCTCAGACGGAGGAGCCGCCTTCATAGTGACTACGGAGGACAAGGCTAAGGAGCTTGGAATAGAGAACGATCTCGCGTACCTGTGGGGAATGGGACAGGGATACTCACATCAGTACCTCACAACCCTCGAGAACCTTGATCAGATATACAACGCAGTTGAGAGATCGGGACAGAAGGCTTTCGGAACGGCGGGGATAGAGCCAAGTGACGTTGACATAGCGTTTCTTTATGATTGTTTCACCATAACAGTGCTCCTTGAGCTAGAGGGACTGGGTTTTGTTCCCAAGGGGGACGGAGGAGCGTTCGCGCTTGAGGGAAGAATGGAGATAGGAAAGGATCTTCCTGTTAACACCCACGGGGGACTCTTGAGTCAGGCACACCTCGGAGCAATGCACCATGTGGTTGAGGCTACGTTGCAGCTAAGGGGAGACGCGGGGAAGAGACAGGTGGAGGACCCTGAGGTTGCCGTGGTGCACGGAAACGGTGGGATAGTGTCTGCTCACAGCACGGTGGTACTGGGCAACCAGCCGCTTAACTAA
- a CDS encoding septum formation initiator family protein, producing the protein MKPGKFIRLAVYSVIAVVVALVFFNEISKVYFLKNENKRIEKRIENLEAQNKAYRNEIKALKQDERYIEKILREELGMIKDKEKIFRFKEE; encoded by the coding sequence ATGAAACCGGGGAAATTCATCAGGCTGGCTGTGTATTCGGTAATCGCCGTGGTGGTGGCCTTGGTGTTTTTCAACGAAATTTCAAAGGTCTATTTTCTCAAAAACGAAAACAAGAGAATAGAGAAGAGAATAGAGAATTTGGAAGCTCAAAATAAGGCTTACAGAAACGAGATAAAAGCCCTTAAGCAAGACGAAAGATACATTGAGAAAATACTGAGGGAAGAACTTGGGATGATAAAGGATAAAGAAAAGATATTCAGGTTCAAAGAAGAGTAG
- a CDS encoding MBL fold metallo-hydrolase yields MAAAGGQICRFSDKQDSKEIRLIIKCIPGGIFIENCYIIGDEDTNEAMLVDPGEQVAEISEEIEKSGLEVKKIVNTHTHLDHVAGVEIFKKMLGIPFYIHEKEQPVLDLLPEAKMRFPGFDFVEVPEVDGYVREGETLSVGNLRGEILLVPGHTWGHICFVFGESIIAGDTVFAGSVGRVDLTGGTNMTELVGSIRSEILKYPDHYEIHPGHGPQTTVGMEKATNPFLVGTLAL; encoded by the coding sequence GTGGCTGCCGCCGGAGGGCAGATTTGTCGATTTTCGGATAAACAGGACTCAAAGGAGATCAGATTGATAATAAAATGCATCCCGGGCGGGATATTCATTGAAAACTGTTACATCATAGGGGATGAAGATACAAACGAGGCTATGCTCGTTGATCCCGGAGAGCAGGTAGCGGAGATATCCGAGGAAATCGAAAAATCGGGGCTCGAGGTAAAAAAAATAGTTAACACCCACACGCACCTGGATCATGTGGCCGGCGTTGAGATTTTCAAAAAAATGCTTGGCATACCCTTTTACATACACGAAAAAGAACAGCCCGTGCTTGATTTGCTTCCCGAGGCGAAGATGAGATTCCCCGGGTTTGATTTTGTCGAAGTCCCCGAAGTAGATGGTTATGTAAGAGAAGGAGAAACCCTTTCTGTGGGAAATCTCAGGGGAGAAATACTCCTTGTTCCGGGACACACCTGGGGACATATATGTTTTGTTTTTGGGGAATCGATAATAGCTGGAGACACTGTTTTCGCTGGAAGCGTAGGCAGGGTGGATCTTACCGGGGGAACGAACATGACGGAGCTTGTAGGGTCGATCCGCTCCGAGATTCTTAAATATCCCGACCATTACGAAATCCACCCGGGCCACGGCCCACAAACGACCGTGGGAATGGAAAAAGCTACCAATCCTTTTCTTGTTGGAACCTTAGCACTGTAG
- a CDS encoding inorganic phosphate transporter, protein MSVLVIVTLVLSGFLALNIGANNSAASMATSYGAGVRSKRQAVWLIAIFALLGALTAGAPVVETVGKGIVPAETLSSDIGFIFIILLLGIGFIAWANVARTPIATTHAIVCAIVGIGLYTQTLNSDSFIRVLKWWIVAPIVAWVINFTLAKFFYFKIVHYLATNFSEKRVNAILTVLITISGTFIAFSGGANNSANAIGPIVSLGLIDSYPGAILAGVAMGVGAILLGGRVLETLGKKITEICIIRAISVEFTAAVIILLASLYGIPVSIAEIVMAGVVGFSCAQHGFAQTSKNSHVVKIGFFWFVVPVLTVGVSYYVSLIYIKYGLSSYLSFLG, encoded by the coding sequence TTGAGCGTATTAGTAATTGTAACACTTGTACTTTCGGGATTTCTGGCCCTTAACATAGGAGCCAACAATTCCGCGGCGTCCATGGCGACTTCATACGGCGCCGGGGTAAGGTCAAAGAGGCAGGCCGTATGGCTCATAGCTATCTTTGCCCTCTTGGGAGCGCTTACGGCCGGAGCTCCCGTCGTCGAAACCGTAGGCAAGGGAATAGTGCCCGCCGAAACCCTTTCCTCCGACATAGGTTTCATATTTATAATCCTGCTTCTGGGAATAGGGTTCATCGCATGGGCTAACGTGGCACGCACACCCATAGCCACTACACACGCCATAGTGTGCGCCATAGTGGGAATCGGTCTTTATACTCAGACGCTCAATTCCGACAGCTTCATCCGGGTGCTCAAATGGTGGATCGTGGCGCCCATAGTCGCCTGGGTAATAAATTTCACTCTGGCAAAGTTCTTTTACTTCAAGATAGTCCATTATCTGGCAACCAATTTCTCGGAAAAAAGAGTTAACGCTATTCTGACCGTTCTGATTACCATATCCGGAACATTTATCGCGTTCTCGGGAGGGGCCAACAATTCCGCAAACGCTATAGGTCCGATAGTGAGTCTGGGGCTCATAGATTCCTATCCAGGCGCAATTCTGGCCGGCGTTGCGATGGGAGTGGGAGCGATTCTGCTGGGAGGCAGGGTTCTTGAAACGCTTGGAAAAAAAATAACAGAAATATGCATTATAAGAGCCATCTCGGTCGAGTTTACGGCCGCCGTGATAATACTACTTGCCTCGCTTTACGGAATTCCCGTTTCGATCGCCGAGATAGTCATGGCCGGAGTGGTTGGCTTTTCATGCGCACAGCATGGATTCGCCCAGACTTCAAAGAACAGCCATGTTGTCAAAATCGGTTTTTTCTGGTTTGTTGTTCCCGTGCTGACCGTCGGGGTAAGCTATTACGTATCCCTTATATACATAAAGTACGGTCTATCGTCGTATCTGAGTTTTCTGGGTTAG
- a CDS encoding Zn-ribbon domain-containing OB-fold protein, with the protein MSEEKKEYNKPLPEFRPETKPFWEAAKEHRLVIPRSRETGEFFFYPRALSPGGDMSEDIEWVESEGRGKVWTFSIHHMGPSKAYKGEPPYVVALIEMDEGVKMMSNVVDVDPADVSIGMEVQVVFDDVTDEVTLPKFKPAG; encoded by the coding sequence ATGTCTGAAGAGAAAAAAGAATACAACAAGCCGCTGCCTGAGTTCCGGCCGGAGACAAAGCCGTTTTGGGAAGCGGCGAAGGAGCACAGGCTGGTTATCCCGAGGTCCAGGGAGACAGGGGAGTTTTTCTTTTACCCCAGGGCTCTTTCCCCGGGAGGGGACATGAGCGAGGACATAGAGTGGGTGGAGAGCGAGGGACGGGGGAAAGTGTGGACTTTTTCCATACACCACATGGGACCGTCTAAAGCTTACAAGGGAGAGCCTCCCTACGTTGTGGCCCTTATCGAGATGGATGAGGGAGTGAAGATGATGTCCAACGTTGTGGATGTAGATCCCGCTGACGTGTCCATCGGCATGGAAGTGCAGGTGGTGTTCGATGACGTTACCGATGAAGTCACCCTGCCTAAATTCAAACCAGCGGGGTAA
- the thrC gene encoding threonine synthase codes for MSEYRAHFRCIDESCSETYPIDEIIYRCRKCKNLLDVQHDMEILGRKTPEEWKELFDSRYRKQAWPFGSGVWGKREWVLPSIEDENIVSMYEGCTNLFWAERLGKQVGVEDLWIKMCGNSHTGSFKDLGMTVLVSAVNQMISDNISIPAVACASTGDTSAALAAYCASAGIPSIVFLPKDKVSIAQLIQPISNGSLVLSLDTDFDGCMEMVQRITSEHNIYLANSINSLRIEGQKTISVELCQQFDWEVPDWVIIPGGNLGNVSALGKGFLMMYDLGLIKKLPRIVCAQAQNANPLYLSYLKGFEEFTPVTAKKTLANAIQIGNPVSINKAISILRRFDGVVEQASEDELSHASAMADRTGTFNCPHTGVALAVFLKLLERKVLSPKEKIVVVSTAHGLKFVEFKAGYHRSALEGISSELSNVPVELPNDYKAVRDAIQSRIPVQ; via the coding sequence ATGAGTGAGTACCGAGCCCATTTCAGATGCATAGACGAAAGTTGCTCTGAAACCTATCCCATCGATGAAATCATCTACAGATGCAGGAAGTGCAAAAATCTTCTCGATGTCCAGCACGACATGGAAATCCTCGGTCGAAAAACTCCCGAGGAGTGGAAAGAGCTTTTTGACAGCAGATACAGAAAGCAGGCCTGGCCTTTCGGAAGTGGCGTCTGGGGAAAAAGGGAGTGGGTGCTGCCCTCAATCGAAGATGAAAACATAGTTTCTATGTACGAAGGATGCACGAACCTTTTCTGGGCTGAGAGGTTAGGAAAGCAGGTAGGCGTTGAGGATCTCTGGATAAAGATGTGCGGCAACAGCCACACCGGATCCTTCAAAGATCTGGGAATGACCGTGCTCGTATCGGCGGTAAACCAGATGATAAGCGATAATATCAGCATCCCCGCAGTAGCCTGCGCCTCAACAGGGGACACCTCTGCCGCTCTGGCCGCCTACTGCGCGTCGGCAGGCATTCCTTCAATAGTTTTTCTTCCAAAAGACAAGGTATCCATCGCCCAGCTGATCCAGCCCATATCGAACGGATCCCTGGTTCTTTCCCTAGACACGGATTTTGACGGCTGCATGGAGATGGTTCAGAGGATCACAAGCGAGCACAACATTTATCTCGCCAACTCCATCAACTCCCTGCGCATAGAGGGACAGAAAACAATAAGCGTAGAACTTTGCCAGCAGTTTGACTGGGAGGTCCCGGACTGGGTAATAATTCCCGGCGGCAACCTCGGCAACGTGTCTGCCCTCGGAAAAGGGTTTTTGATGATGTACGATCTCGGTCTTATAAAAAAGCTTCCGAGAATAGTCTGCGCGCAGGCGCAAAACGCAAACCCTCTTTACCTAAGCTACCTTAAGGGATTCGAAGAGTTTACCCCCGTAACAGCGAAGAAAACCCTTGCAAACGCCATACAGATCGGAAACCCCGTAAGTATTAACAAGGCGATCTCGATCCTAAGGCGATTCGACGGGGTCGTGGAACAGGCATCGGAAGACGAACTTTCCCATGCCTCGGCCATGGCAGACAGAACGGGCACCTTTAACTGCCCCCATACCGGAGTGGCGCTCGCTGTATTTTTGAAACTGCTTGAGAGAAAGGTCCTTTCCCCGAAGGAAAAAATAGTGGTCGTATCCACCGCCCACGGACTGAAATTCGTGGAGTTCAAAGCCGGCTACCACAGGTCTGCTCTCGAGGGAATATCATCTGAACTGAGCAACGTCCCGGTGGAACTTCCAAACGACTACAAGGCCGTAAGAGACGCGATACAAAGCAGAATTCCGGTTCAGTAA
- a CDS encoding phosphoadenylyl-sulfate reductase has translation MKFSEEDIKSLNREFETSPPQDILAWASQNLGSSVALATSFQVQGMVLVDMFARTDPEARIFTLDTGRLHSHTYDAMERTREKYDINIEVLFPDKTEVEEMVASHGVNLFYKSVENRRLCCQIRKTNPLNGFLKTLDAWITSIRADQTEQRADSMKFEIDYLHGKMLKINPILDWTTDQVWDYIRKNDVPYNKLHDMGYPSIGCAPCTRAVEEGEDPRAGRWWWEQGSDKECGIHFSHEPQS, from the coding sequence ATGAAATTTTCTGAAGAAGACATAAAAAGCCTCAATCGCGAATTTGAGACAAGCCCTCCCCAGGACATCCTCGCCTGGGCTTCGCAGAACCTCGGTTCGTCGGTGGCGCTTGCGACCAGTTTTCAGGTCCAGGGAATGGTGCTCGTGGATATGTTCGCAAGGACTGATCCCGAGGCGAGGATATTCACCCTTGATACCGGAAGGCTTCATTCGCATACGTACGATGCGATGGAGAGAACAAGAGAGAAGTACGACATCAATATCGAGGTGCTTTTCCCCGACAAGACTGAAGTGGAGGAAATGGTGGCAAGTCACGGGGTAAATCTTTTTTACAAAAGCGTTGAGAACAGAAGGCTCTGCTGCCAGATAAGGAAAACCAACCCGCTAAACGGATTTCTGAAAACCCTTGACGCCTGGATTACTTCCATAAGGGCTGACCAGACGGAGCAGCGGGCCGACTCAATGAAATTTGAGATCGACTATCTGCACGGAAAAATGCTCAAAATAAATCCGATTCTTGACTGGACCACCGACCAGGTATGGGATTACATAAGAAAAAACGACGTTCCCTACAACAAGCTTCACGACATGGGATATCCGAGCATAGGATGCGCTCCCTGCACGAGAGCCGTTGAGGAAGGGGAAGATCCAAGGGCGGGCAGATGGTGGTGGGAGCAGGGTTCTGACAAGGAATGCGGAATTCACTTCAGTCACGAACCTCAGTCCTAA
- the pyrE gene encoding orotate phosphoribosyltransferase has product MKTGMRSFSKAPEESCGEIFAMAPSSRKTAIPHRRRNQFGLLIFCINGYNYKNKVSFGLEFRKMNKSREKLKLILRSKSILLGNFTLASGKQSSYYIDARLTTLDPEGASLISEIFLGEIAAEDGITAVGGPSTGADPMVGAIISRSYQEGMPLRGFIVRKKEKEHGTGNMIEGGLTEGDRVVIVEDVITTGGSVLRAIDLVESAGAEVCRVLCVADRGEETEKTFLERGCSFFSIFRVSELL; this is encoded by the coding sequence ATGAAAACCGGTATGAGATCCTTTTCAAAAGCCCCTGAGGAGAGCTGCGGGGAGATTTTCGCTATGGCTCCGAGCAGCAGGAAAACGGCAATTCCACATAGGAGGAGGAACCAGTTCGGTTTATTGATTTTCTGCATCAATGGGTACAATTACAAGAACAAAGTCTCATTCGGCTTGGAATTCCGGAAGATGAACAAGAGCAGGGAAAAATTAAAACTAATTCTCAGAAGCAAATCAATCCTGCTCGGAAATTTCACTTTGGCATCAGGAAAACAGAGTTCCTATTACATCGATGCTAGACTCACAACCCTGGACCCCGAAGGCGCAAGCTTGATATCGGAAATATTCCTGGGCGAAATCGCGGCGGAGGATGGCATAACAGCCGTGGGAGGACCGTCTACCGGGGCAGATCCAATGGTGGGCGCTATTATTTCCAGAAGTTATCAGGAAGGTATGCCCCTTCGCGGATTCATAGTAAGGAAGAAGGAGAAGGAACACGGTACCGGGAACATGATAGAAGGCGGACTCACCGAGGGAGACAGGGTAGTCATCGTCGAGGATGTGATTACGACCGGCGGTTCCGTGCTAAGGGCCATTGATCTCGTTGAATCCGCAGGAGCCGAGGTCTGTAGGGTTCTCTGCGTCGCTGACAGGGGAGAGGAAACCGAAAAAACCTTCCTTGAGCGGGGCTGTAGCTTTTTTTCCATATTTAGGGTCTCGGAACTTCTCTAG
- the rsmA gene encoding ribosomal RNA small subunit methyltransferase A, translating into MDYMEQEKIFRQTRRLGQNFLNDPNILRKICAAAELQKEDHVIEIGPGKGSLTEHLALGAGAVTAIEKDTRLRTFLDEKFAESPNVRFVYEDVLGVSLSRFSAVGKKKLVSNLPYNISTQILLKLLDERELFSKIVVMLQKEVAQRISSPKGRKSYGSLSVLLQSCFSVKLAFKVSRHAFYPVPEVDSAVVVLDPLKDPVFSVSSEKTFRTVTRHAFSSRRKTIRNSLGNFFEREMVERALSDSGIDQGRRAESLSVEEFARLAGSFREINQ; encoded by the coding sequence ATGGACTATATGGAGCAGGAAAAGATATTCCGTCAGACTAGGAGACTTGGACAGAATTTTCTGAACGACCCCAATATACTCCGTAAGATCTGCGCTGCGGCGGAGCTTCAGAAAGAGGATCACGTGATTGAAATCGGCCCCGGCAAAGGCAGCCTCACGGAGCATCTTGCGCTCGGTGCCGGAGCGGTCACGGCGATTGAAAAAGACACGAGGCTCAGAACTTTCCTTGACGAGAAATTCGCAGAGTCTCCAAACGTCAGATTCGTTTATGAAGATGTCCTTGGGGTCAGCCTCAGCCGTTTTTCCGCCGTGGGGAAAAAGAAGCTCGTATCCAATCTTCCTTACAACATATCCACCCAGATTCTCCTCAAGCTGCTTGATGAAAGAGAGCTTTTCTCAAAAATAGTCGTAATGCTGCAAAAGGAAGTGGCGCAGAGAATATCCTCTCCAAAGGGACGGAAAAGCTACGGTTCCCTCTCGGTGCTTCTGCAGAGCTGTTTCAGCGTAAAACTTGCCTTCAAGGTTTCTCGACATGCGTTTTATCCGGTTCCCGAGGTGGATTCGGCGGTGGTAGTTCTTGATCCGCTGAAAGATCCCGTGTTTTCGGTATCAAGCGAAAAAACCTTCAGAACTGTCACGAGACACGCGTTTTCCTCGCGGAGAAAGACCATAAGGAATTCACTGGGCAACTTTTTTGAGAGGGAGATGGTTGAACGGGCGCTTTCGGACTCGGGCATCGATCAGGGAAGAAGGGCGGAATCGCTTTCAGTTGAGGAATTCGCTAGGTTAGCGGGCAGTTTCCGCGAAATAAATCAGTAG